One Hypomesus transpacificus isolate Combined female chromosome 6, fHypTra1, whole genome shotgun sequence DNA segment encodes these proteins:
- the insm1a gene encoding insulinoma-associated protein 1a, producing MPRGFLVKRNKKTNPVSYRIRSDEEEQDQTALQNQKDAFPLPSLASCPDRAPASSPFCGGVAAAPEQDSKPVQFGNPEAVYQALYSPTRPVSKEHERSHFETRLNLGSPISAESFPTPAALTALDHLFAPVDLKIGTSNSNRTGTTNTVHTAVTGNGTKRPSSDIERKSKPPSKKPKAIRRLHFEDDVTTSPVLGLKIKEAPVDQKPRQQSAGDKALGEFVCQLCREAYADPFALAQHKCSRIVRVEYRCPECDKVFSCPANLASHRRWHKPKPQGGTSGTASVKSESDKLSATEKAVSEEVKGASDRDTPSPSLSESGSEDGLYDCDHCGKKFKRQAYLRKHVVSQHASPNGPTSSEEHDPYPSPQIDGKPCDQTQGHAPLNLSSSGCYMCPVCGENFPNRVNQERHIRLLHSSQVYPCKYCPAVFYSSPGLTRHINKCHPSENRQVILLQMPVRPAC from the coding sequence ATGCCACGTGGATTTTTGGTCAAAAGAAACAAGAAGACCAACCCTGTGTCTTACAGGATTCGTTCTGACGAAGAAGAGCAGGATCAAACAGCTTTACAGAACCAGAAAGATGCTTTTCCATTGCCGTCTCTCGCCTCCTGCCCGGATCGCGCACCAGCATCATCACCGTTCTGCGGAGGAGTGGCCGCAGCCCCGGAGCAGGATTCTAAACCTGTTCAATTTGGGAACCCAGAGGCGGTGTACCAAGCGCTCTACAGCCCCACCCGGCCCGTCAGTAAGGAACACGAGCGCTCACATTTTGAGACACGTCTCAATCTCGGTTCCCCGATATCAGCGGAATCTTTTCCCACGCCCGCAGCGCTTACCGCTTTGGATCATCTGTTTGCCCCAGTGGACTTAAAAATCGGCACCAGTAACAGCAATCGCACCGGGACCACGAACACAGTCCACACTGCTGTTACGGGAAACGGCACCAAACGGCCTTCAAGTGACATCGAACGCAAAAGCAAGCCCCCATCCAAAAAACCCAAAGCCATCAGGAGGCTGCATTTCGAGGACGATGTCACCACATCTCCCGTTCTTGGTCTCAAAATTAAGGAAGCGCCGGTCGACCAAAAACCCAGACAACAGTCAGCGGGAGACAAAGCCCTCGGCGAGTTTGTCTGTCAACTGTGCAGAGAAGCATATGCTGACCCCTTCGCACTGGCCCAGCACAAGTGTTCCAGAATAGTGAGAGTTGAATATAGATGCCCTGAATGTGATAAAGTATTCAGCTGCCCGGCAAATCTAGCGTCTCACAGGCGCTGGCACAAGCCGAAGCCACAGGGTGGTACATCTGGTACAGCGAGTGTCAAATCAGAGAGTGATAAATTGTCTGCCACTGAAAAGGCAGTGTCCGAGGAAGTGAAGGGCGCTAGCGACAGGGACACACCCAGCCCAAGCCTGTCTGAGTCTGGCTCAGAGGACGGACTTTATGATTGTGATCACTGTGGCAAAAAGTTTAAACGCCAAGCATACCTGCGTAAGCACGTTGTATCTCAACATGCCTCACCAAACGGGCCCACCAGCAGCGAGGAACACGACCCGTACCCATCACCCCAAATCGACGGGAAGCCGTGTGACCAAACTCAGGGCCATGCGCCATTGAATTTAAGTTCCTCCGGTTGCTACATGTGCCCGGTCTGCGGAGAGAACTTTCCCAACCGAGTGAACCAGGAGCGCCACATccgtctcctccactcctcacaGGTGTATCCGTGCAAATATTGCCCGGCAGTCTTTTACAGTTCCCCGGGACTTACACGACACATCAACAAATGTCATCCGTCTGAAAACAGACAAGTTATCCTTCTCCAAATGCCTGTGCGCCCTGCCTGCTGA